The Punica granatum isolate Tunisia-2019 chromosome 4, ASM765513v2, whole genome shotgun sequence genome has a window encoding:
- the LOC116202485 gene encoding ubiquinol oxidase 2, mitochondrial-like, with product MNHNAAMKLSGLLLRQVGRGALSTSTFRAFATEGSRHPGGGLAWLGAPMAGTRTKATLASPDAKESEKAAVLPSSAVSSDSASKAIVSYWGIAPPKVTKEDGSAWKWNCFRPWEAYTADVSIEVEKHHAPKTFMDKFAYYTVQTLKIPVGLLFQRRHMCHAMLLETVAAVPGMVGGMLLHCKSLRRFEHSGGWIKALLEEAENERMHLMTFIEVARPKWYERALVFAVQGVFVNAYFLAYVISPKLAHRIVGYLEEEAVISYTEFLKDLDNGTFENMPAPAIAIDYWRLPPDSTLRDVIVVIRADEAHHRDLNHYASDIQCQGQELKQAPAPIGYH from the exons ATGAATCACAATGCCGCAATGAAGCTGTCGGGGCTGCTATTGAGGCAGGTAGGCCGTGGGGCCCTCTCGACATCCACATTCCGTGCTTTTGCTACAGAAGGCTCGAGGCATCCAGGAGGCGGCCTCGCGTGGCTTGGAGCTCCGATGGCAGGAACTCGAACTAAGGCCACTCTGGCATCTCCCGATGCCAAGGAATCTGAGAAGGCAGCGGTGCTGCCGAGTTCTGCTGTCAGCTCGGACTCGGCCAGCAAGGCCATTGTCAGCTACTGGGGGATCGCTCCGCCGAAGGTGACCAAGGAAGATGGCTCGGCTTGGAAGTGGAACTGCTTCAGG CCATGGGAAGCTTACACGGCAGACGTATCGATTGAGGTGGAGAAGCACCACGCTCCCAAAACTTTCATGGACAAATTCGCTTACTACACCGTCCAAACTCTCAAAATCCCAGTTGGACTCTTATTTCAG AGACGCCATATGTGCCATGCCATGCTATTGGAGACCGTAGCCGCAGTCCCCGGAATGGTCGGAGGGATGCTCCTTCACTGCAAGTCCCTCCGGCGCTTTGAGCACAGTGGGGGCTGGATCAAGGCCCTGTTGGAGGAGGCCGAGAACGAGCGGATGCACCTGATGACCTTCATAGAGGTGGCCCGGCCCAAGTGGTACGAGAGGGCCCTCGTGTTTGCAGTCCAGGGCGTCTTTGTCAACGCGTACTTCCTCGCATACGTGATCTCCCCAAAACTCGCCCACCGCATCGTCGGTTACCTGGAGGAGGAGGCCGTGATCTCCTACACCGAGTTCCTCAAGGACCTGGACAATGGGACATTCGAAAACATGCCCGCTCCAGCTATCGCCATCGACTACTGGCGTTTGCCCCCGGACTCGACCCTCAGGGATGTGATCGTGGTGATCCGAGCTGATGAGGCGCATCACCGCGATCTCAACCACTATGCATCG GACATACAATGCCAAGGGCAGGAGCTAAAGCAAGCCCCTGCTCCAATTGGGTATCACTGA
- the LOC116206205 gene encoding ubiquinol oxidase 2, mitochondrial-like → MMMIGRNGGRLAAVEQRFFTMAVLRGEALVKTGPVCTTTVSWVRAPAIRLRNESSLTLGDRAEQSYSCDEKTAEGTGSAGAGGEGKGIVSYWGVSAAKVTKEDGTKWKWNCFRPWETYEADLSIDLKKHHAPLTFLDKLAFWTVKAMRYPTDIFFQKRYGCRAMMLETVAAVPGMVGGMLLHCKSLRRFEHSGGWIKALLEEAENERMHLMTFMEVSNQRWYERALVFAVQGIFFNAYFVGYMISPKFAHRVVGYLEEEAIHSYTEFLKELDNGNIENVPAPAIAVDYWRLPPGSTLRDVVMVVRADEAHHRDVNHFASDIHYQGCELKEAPAPIGYH, encoded by the exons atgatgatgatcgGCCGCAACGGTGGCAGGCTGGCTGCGGTGGAGCAACGCTTCTTCACCATGGCGGTCCTGCGCGGGGAAGCTCTGGTGAAGACTGGTCCTGTATGCACAACGACGGTTTCATGGGTCAGGGCTCCTGCGATCAGGCTGAGGAATGAAAGCTCACTTACTCTAGGAGACAGGGCCGAGCAGTCGTATAGCTGTGATGAGAAGACGGCGGAGGGAACTGGATCAGCGGGAGCAGGCGGTGAAGGGAAAGGGATCGTCAGCTATTGGGGCGTATCGGCTGCTAAGGTCACCAAAGAAGATGGAACTAAGTGGAAATGGAACTGTTTCAGG CCATGGGAGACGTACGAGGCGGACCTGTCAATAGATCTGAAGAAACACCATGCCCCCTTGACCTTCTTGGACAAGCTGGCCTTCTGGACTGTCAAAGCCATGAGATATCCTACTGACATTTTCTTTCAG AAAAGGTATGGTTGCCGAGCAATGATGCTCGAGACAGTGGCGGCAGTGCCCGGGATGGTAGGTGGGATGCTGCTGCACTGCAAGTCCCTGCGCAGGTTCGAGCATAGTGGAGGATGGATCAAGGCCCTGCTCGAGGAGGCCGAGAATGAGCGCATGCACCTCATGACCTTCATGGAGGTCTCCAATCAACGGTGGTATGAACGGGCCCTCGTATTTGCAGTGCAGGgcatcttcttcaatgcctACTTCGTCGGGTACATGATCTCCCCCAAGTTTGCGCACCGTGTGGTTGGGTACCTGGAGGAGGAGGCCATCCACTCTTACACAGAGTTCCTTAAGGAGCTGGACAATGGCAACATCGAGAACGTCCCTGCACCTGCGATTGCTGTTGATTATTGGCGCCTGCCCCCTGGTTCCACCCTCAGGGATGTCGTAATGGTGGTGAGAGCCGATGAGGCTCACCACCGTGATGTGAACCACTTCGCATCG GACATACACTATCAGGGTTGCGAGCTGAAGGAAGCTCCTGCACCTATCGGCTATCATTGA